One Alteromonas sp. KC3 DNA segment encodes these proteins:
- the glpE gene encoding thiosulfate sulfurtransferase GlpE gives MTAFSHISVQDVANFQGDVAIVDIRDPESFANGHMPNAAPLNNDNFAAFIDQTPKDTPVVVVCYHGVSSQQAAQVIAQQGFETVYSMDGGFEAWRLANPVVTE, from the coding sequence ATGACAGCATTTTCACACATTAGCGTACAAGACGTGGCGAATTTCCAAGGCGATGTAGCCATTGTTGATATCCGCGATCCCGAATCATTTGCTAATGGGCACATGCCGAACGCAGCACCGTTAAACAATGACAATTTCGCAGCGTTTATCGATCAAACCCCGAAAGATACGCCTGTGGTTGTGGTGTGCTATCACGGAGTGAGCAGTCAGCAGGCTGCACAGGTTATCGCACAGCAAGGCTTTGAAACCGTGTACAGCATGGATGGTGGCTTTGAAGCGTGGCGCTTAGCCAACCCGGTAGTGACGGAATAA
- a CDS encoding sensor domain-containing phosphodiesterase codes for MSSDSTQYELTEEELRELIPQLQQLTEKYKRAERVQKALFDISELASSVSHLNRLYTAIHEIIADFMNADNFFVAFYEPESNVVDFAYFVDEFDEQAVKQLPAESLMNGMTGYILKTGDHLFYKRDDEQTFAEQHEIELVGSQPFELLGVPLKRGSQVIGAMVVQTYDEGVHYTQEDLEVLLFVSQHIVTTVDRVKNRELTERTIRERTRQLRKINDELQEEILERQKVESLQQALFEISELAANLEGDMNAFYSSLHQILERLISAPNCYIAILDKEQELLSFPYFSDVMQEKVETRPLGLGLTELVLRSGQAELINPPRVLQLAEAGEIDVSVAQTMLNSANSWLGSPLIVEGEIAGVIAVQTYGKHAKYTSRDQELLRFVSHHIAVAMERKRNTESMQRYNIELEERVKERTGELNRANKFLKQQIEERKEIELKLIHDAHHDALTDLPNRAMFTSRLELAIASKQRYNENMFAVLFIDLDRFKVINDTLGHHAGDEFLIEVARRIALCVRGHDLLARLGGDEFVVLLDNFEDASDVEEVASRIIASISEPFLLDGREMYSGASVGIAHLESYYRSADEVLRDADAAMYQAKTLGRGRFVMFDKSMRDRLIEELELENEFRRALREEEFDYFLQPVIDLKDNSTLYKEMYIRWSHPAYGKIAREQFRQVAEHSGLTLDLDLFQLTKACELLNYYKDTDESINKIAVNVSINHLLQASMVNKMIDVISQSGVVPSQLVFEFDENDLNRRSQFILPAIKKLKRAGVTLVLDNFGSGLASLSYLFAYPFDFIKIDHRFVKSLPRSQRNLKLIQSVMLISEHLKFQVIAEGIDAQAQLDALNEIECRYGQGKVIKHAKVLDMALLAS; via the coding sequence ATGTCATCAGATTCAACGCAATATGAGTTGACAGAAGAAGAACTGCGAGAGTTAATTCCGCAGCTTCAACAACTTACAGAAAAGTACAAGCGCGCTGAACGTGTTCAGAAAGCGCTTTTTGACATTTCTGAATTAGCCAGTTCTGTAAGTCACCTAAATCGCCTTTACACCGCTATTCATGAAATTATTGCTGATTTCATGAATGCTGATAACTTCTTTGTTGCCTTCTACGAACCCGAAAGTAATGTTGTCGACTTTGCCTACTTTGTTGATGAGTTCGACGAACAAGCTGTAAAGCAACTTCCTGCCGAGTCGTTAATGAACGGCATGACCGGTTACATTTTAAAAACCGGTGACCATCTATTTTATAAACGCGACGACGAACAAACCTTTGCCGAGCAGCACGAAATTGAGCTTGTTGGTTCACAGCCTTTTGAGTTATTGGGCGTACCGCTTAAGCGTGGTAGTCAGGTAATTGGGGCCATGGTTGTGCAAACTTATGATGAAGGTGTGCACTACACCCAAGAAGACTTAGAAGTTCTGTTGTTTGTGTCACAGCACATTGTGACCACGGTTGACCGCGTGAAAAACCGCGAGCTTACCGAGCGTACTATTCGCGAACGTACGCGTCAGCTTCGTAAAATTAACGACGAGCTTCAAGAAGAAATTCTTGAGCGCCAAAAAGTTGAGTCGTTACAACAAGCGCTGTTTGAAATATCAGAACTTGCCGCCAACCTAGAAGGCGACATGAATGCCTTTTACTCTAGCTTACATCAAATTCTAGAACGCCTGATTAGTGCGCCTAACTGCTACATTGCTATTTTAGATAAGGAACAAGAGCTGCTGTCGTTCCCGTATTTCAGCGATGTAATGCAAGAAAAGGTAGAAACCCGCCCATTGGGACTAGGTCTTACTGAACTGGTACTGCGCTCTGGCCAAGCTGAGCTTATAAACCCGCCGCGCGTTTTGCAATTAGCCGAAGCGGGCGAGATTGATGTATCGGTTGCGCAAACTATGCTTAATAGCGCTAACTCGTGGTTGGGTTCGCCGCTTATTGTCGAGGGTGAAATTGCTGGTGTCATTGCCGTACAAACCTACGGTAAGCACGCCAAATATACGTCGCGCGACCAAGAGCTTTTGCGCTTTGTATCGCATCATATTGCGGTGGCCATGGAGCGTAAGCGCAACACCGAGTCGATGCAACGCTACAACATAGAACTGGAAGAGCGCGTTAAAGAGCGCACTGGCGAACTAAACCGTGCCAATAAATTTCTTAAGCAGCAAATTGAAGAGCGTAAAGAGATTGAGCTTAAGCTTATTCACGACGCTCACCACGACGCCCTAACCGACTTACCAAACCGCGCCATGTTTACCAGCCGTTTAGAATTGGCGATTGCCAGTAAGCAGCGCTATAACGAGAACATGTTTGCGGTACTGTTTATCGACCTAGACCGCTTTAAAGTGATTAACGACACGTTAGGTCACCACGCTGGCGATGAGTTTTTAATTGAAGTGGCGCGCCGTATTGCCTTGTGTGTGCGCGGGCACGACTTATTAGCTCGCTTGGGTGGCGACGAATTTGTGGTGTTGCTCGATAACTTTGAAGATGCGTCAGACGTTGAGGAAGTGGCAAGCCGTATTATTGCTTCTATCTCTGAGCCGTTTTTATTAGATGGCCGCGAAATGTATTCAGGGGCCAGCGTTGGCATTGCACATTTAGAAAGCTACTACCGCAGTGCCGATGAAGTCTTGCGCGACGCCGATGCTGCTATGTATCAAGCAAAAACCTTGGGGCGCGGCAGATTTGTGATGTTTGATAAGAGCATGCGCGATCGCCTGATTGAAGAGCTTGAACTTGAAAACGAGTTTAGGCGTGCGCTACGTGAAGAAGAGTTCGACTACTTTTTACAGCCTGTAATTGATTTGAAAGATAATTCGACACTGTATAAAGAAATGTATATTCGCTGGTCGCATCCTGCCTACGGCAAGATTGCACGTGAACAGTTTAGACAAGTCGCTGAACACAGCGGGCTGACCTTAGACTTAGATTTATTCCAGCTAACTAAAGCGTGCGAACTCTTAAATTACTACAAAGACACCGATGAAAGCATAAATAAAATTGCGGTGAATGTGTCGATTAATCATTTGCTGCAAGCGTCGATGGTTAACAAGATGATTGACGTTATATCACAATCAGGTGTTGTGCCTAGCCAATTGGTGTTTGAGTTTGACGAGAATGACTTAAACCGTCGCTCACAGTTTATTCTACCTGCTATTAAAAAGCTTAAACGTGCAGGCGTTACTTTGGTGCTAGATAATTTTGGTAGCGGCTTGGCCTCGCTTAGCTATTTGTTCGCCTACCCGTTCGATTTCATTAAAATTGATCATCGCTTTGTGAAATCACTCCCCCGCTCGCAACGTAACCTTAAATTGATTCAGTCGGTTATGCTAATTTCAGAGCATCTAAAGTTTCAGGTTATTGCAGAGGGCATCGACGCACAGGCTCAACTTGACGCGCTCAATGAGATTGAGTGTCGCTATGGTCAGGGCAAGGTGATTAAGCACGCCAAGGTGCTTGATATGGCGTTACTCGCAAGCTAA
- a CDS encoding flagellar basal body-associated protein FliL — protein MLKSLFVRCFLLSCFVLGASAPALAQDKASYAYLGLEPEIVTNYISDSSAKLGYVRVSVELMIHDVSQLEIAEHHLPLLRATAIEIFGQQPSEKVKSLTGREDIRRAILKALQDHMKQETGGEVIKNVIFTKYLYQGA, from the coding sequence ATGCTTAAGTCTTTATTCGTACGTTGTTTTTTATTGAGTTGTTTTGTTTTAGGCGCTAGTGCACCAGCATTAGCACAGGATAAAGCAAGCTACGCTTATTTAGGTCTAGAGCCTGAAATTGTGACTAACTATATTAGTGATAGTTCGGCCAAGCTCGGTTATGTTCGCGTGTCGGTAGAGCTTATGATCCACGATGTAAGCCAGCTTGAAATTGCTGAGCACCATTTGCCATTGCTGCGCGCCACCGCAATAGAAATTTTTGGTCAACAGCCCTCTGAGAAAGTTAAGTCGCTCACGGGCCGCGAAGATATTCGTCGCGCTATTTTGAAGGCGCTGCAAGATCATATGAAGCAAGAAACTGGCGGCGAAGTGATTAAAAACGTAATTTTTACGAAATACTTGTATCAAGGCGCTTAA
- the ubiK gene encoding ubiquinone biosynthesis accessory factor UbiK: protein MLDPKKLEDLAKQIADAIPPGVKNMAEEAEGRVKTVLQSQLSKLDLVTREEFDIQSQVLIRTREKLDAMEARMAELEAKLAEK, encoded by the coding sequence ATGTTGGATCCGAAGAAACTCGAAGATTTAGCGAAACAAATTGCTGATGCCATTCCACCTGGCGTTAAAAACATGGCTGAAGAAGCCGAAGGCAGAGTAAAGACAGTATTGCAGTCTCAGCTGTCGAAGCTAGACCTAGTCACTCGCGAAGAGTTTGATATTCAAAGCCAAGTACTTATTCGCACCCGCGAAAAACTCGATGCCATGGAAGCAAGAATGGCAGAACTTGAAGCAAAACTTGCCGAAAAGTAA
- the ubiA gene encoding 4-hydroxybenzoate octaprenyltransferase: MSKATLGAYARLMRLDKPVGIYLLLWPTMWALLMAAQGLPPLSILVIFVVGVVVMRSAGCVINDYADRKVDGSVKRTAARPLATGEVTPKQALTLFGGLIALAFVLVLFLNWQTIALSVVALLLASSYPFMKRYTHLPQVVLGAAFGWAIPMAFMAVLETVPAYAWWLFVANLLWTVAYDTMYAMVDRDDDLQIGVKSTAILFGKNDVRIVMLLQAIALIILWCIGYAIDATWPYYGAILFSALLCVRQYQLIKRRQREGCFKAFLENHYIGLAITLGTALHFYLA, encoded by the coding sequence ATGAGCAAAGCAACCCTTGGTGCATACGCACGCTTAATGCGACTAGATAAACCAGTAGGTATTTACCTTTTGCTGTGGCCTACGATGTGGGCGCTACTTATGGCGGCGCAAGGGTTACCGCCATTAAGCATTTTAGTCATCTTTGTTGTGGGTGTTGTTGTAATGCGTTCGGCAGGCTGCGTAATAAATGACTACGCCGATAGAAAAGTCGACGGTAGCGTAAAGCGCACAGCAGCGCGCCCGTTAGCTACAGGTGAAGTTACACCAAAACAGGCACTTACCTTGTTTGGCGGTCTTATTGCGTTGGCGTTTGTGTTGGTGCTGTTTCTTAATTGGCAAACCATTGCGCTATCTGTGGTGGCGTTGTTGCTTGCCTCGTCTTACCCTTTTATGAAGCGCTACACTCATTTGCCTCAAGTGGTGCTTGGCGCAGCGTTTGGTTGGGCCATCCCCATGGCCTTCATGGCAGTGCTAGAAACGGTGCCTGCTTACGCGTGGTGGTTATTTGTTGCGAACCTTTTATGGACGGTCGCCTATGATACTATGTACGCCATGGTAGACCGTGACGACGACCTTCAAATAGGTGTTAAGTCTACGGCGATACTGTTTGGCAAAAACGATGTGCGTATCGTTATGCTACTACAAGCAATTGCCTTAATTATTCTGTGGTGTATTGGTTACGCCATCGACGCCACTTGGCCCTATTACGGCGCTATTCTATTTTCTGCGTTGCTATGCGTACGTCAGTACCAGCTGATAAAACGCAGGCAACGAGAAGGCTGCTTCAAAGCCTTCCTTGAAAATCACTATATTGGCTTAGCCATCACCCTTGGTACGGCACTGCATTTTTATTTGGCATAG
- a CDS encoding type II toxin-antitoxin system RelE/ParE family toxin has protein sequence MRIFKSKWFSSWANKYGLKDEALKVAIEEINAGLVDADLGGHIFKKRIAQHQGKRGGFRTILVFKTGDKVFFIYGFAKRVRSNVNANELKALKHLAKELLSYNDVQLSQAIEAGGIEEVK, from the coding sequence ATGCGCATATTCAAATCAAAGTGGTTCTCAAGTTGGGCGAATAAATACGGGTTAAAGGACGAAGCGTTAAAAGTCGCGATAGAAGAGATTAACGCAGGGCTGGTTGACGCAGACCTAGGTGGCCATATTTTCAAAAAACGCATTGCACAACACCAAGGTAAACGTGGTGGCTTTAGAACTATCCTGGTTTTCAAAACGGGAGATAAGGTATTTTTCATATACGGTTTTGCCAAACGTGTACGCTCGAACGTCAATGCTAACGAGCTAAAGGCATTAAAACATTTAGCGAAAGAATTGCTGAGTTACAACGATGTGCAGCTAAGCCAAGCAATTGAGGCTGGCGGTATTGAAGAGGTGAAGTGA
- a CDS encoding chorismate--pyruvate lyase family protein: MSFNASYPVGLAVNWQRPEGISLSDANLKNWLLDTGSLTERVQSSCQHFSLELLGQDSRIPHPNELSMLASNGDTSYQVREILLCGDEQPWVFARSIIPQAIIDAELSNLGREPLGKRLFNDKRFIRSAFEVCTLDATGLGYKKTQALWGRRSMFTLEGQSMIVAEVFLPESPAYTHAFSNELSL, encoded by the coding sequence GTGAGTTTTAACGCCTCTTATCCCGTAGGCTTAGCGGTTAACTGGCAGCGCCCAGAGGGGATCAGTCTATCTGATGCCAACTTAAAAAACTGGTTACTTGATACTGGCTCGTTAACCGAGCGAGTGCAGTCGTCCTGCCAGCATTTTTCACTTGAATTATTAGGGCAAGACTCCCGTATACCCCACCCAAACGAGCTGTCGATGCTGGCCAGTAATGGCGATACGTCGTATCAAGTGCGAGAAATCTTGTTGTGTGGTGACGAACAGCCTTGGGTATTTGCTCGCTCTATTATTCCTCAGGCCATTATTGATGCAGAACTATCAAACCTAGGCCGTGAGCCTCTAGGCAAGCGGTTGTTTAACGATAAACGTTTCATTCGCTCAGCGTTTGAAGTGTGTACGCTTGACGCAACCGGGCTTGGTTATAAAAAAACGCAAGCATTGTGGGGGCGCCGTTCAATGTTCACCTTAGAGGGGCAAAGCATGATAGTGGCGGAAGTTTTCTTGCCGGAATCACCGGCTTATACACATGCTTTCAGTAACGAGTTATCACTATGA
- the glpG gene encoding rhomboid family intramembrane serine protease GlpG, with protein sequence MGQPLIAFNQQSPAHLLANYLTSQQIPANVVQHTNSTDNNEFVVVLANDEHTERAQAIAQDFVNNPTDPKYQQAAWDNGKNVRLARTPSGFSAATIISDAKSAPFTTVVFLLCAVIYGLSLLGLFAPIAKHLLMQPFSVLAENHEWWRLLGPAFIHFSILHIVFNLLWWAMLGAKIERTFGLSMLLIVFVVSAVVSNGAQALFSEPMSNNMFLFGGLSGVVYAVMGFVWWLGWLRPNWGLSLPNSIVGFMLVWLVLGYADILWVSMANAAHTAGLISGCLLAALLSLGSKKAS encoded by the coding sequence ATGGGTCAGCCATTAATCGCCTTCAATCAACAAAGTCCGGCGCATCTTCTTGCAAACTATTTAACAAGCCAGCAAATTCCCGCGAATGTAGTGCAGCACACTAACTCAACCGACAACAACGAGTTTGTTGTTGTACTCGCTAACGACGAGCACACTGAAAGAGCCCAGGCAATAGCGCAAGACTTTGTAAATAATCCCACCGATCCAAAGTATCAGCAGGCCGCCTGGGATAACGGCAAAAACGTGCGCTTGGCACGCACTCCAAGTGGATTTTCAGCAGCTACTATTATTAGCGATGCCAAAAGTGCTCCCTTCACAACAGTGGTTTTCCTGTTGTGTGCGGTCATTTACGGGCTCTCGCTGCTGGGATTGTTTGCTCCTATAGCTAAGCATTTACTTATGCAGCCATTTTCAGTGCTGGCCGAAAATCATGAATGGTGGCGACTGCTAGGCCCGGCTTTTATTCATTTTTCCATACTGCATATTGTGTTTAATTTGCTGTGGTGGGCGATGCTTGGGGCTAAAATAGAGCGCACCTTTGGGCTAAGCATGTTGTTGATAGTGTTTGTGGTGTCAGCGGTTGTGTCAAATGGTGCCCAAGCATTATTTAGCGAGCCAATGAGCAATAATATGTTTCTGTTTGGCGGCCTGTCTGGGGTTGTGTATGCCGTTATGGGTTTTGTGTGGTGGCTTGGTTGGCTACGCCCGAATTGGGGCTTGTCACTACCTAACTCGATAGTGGGCTTTATGTTGGTATGGCTGGTATTAGGCTATGCCGATATTCTGTGGGTGAGCATGGCAAACGCTGCTCATACTGCGGGGCTTATCTCAGGCTGTTTACTTGCAGCGTTACTGAGCCTAGGGTCAAAAAAAGCGAGCTAA
- a CDS encoding helix-turn-helix domain-containing protein, with protein MSQAVFAAYLNTTPSTVRQWEQGAKRPRGTSLKLLNLVAQKGLEILV; from the coding sequence GTGAGCCAAGCTGTTTTTGCAGCTTATTTAAATACTACGCCATCTACGGTGAGGCAATGGGAGCAAGGCGCTAAAAGACCTAGGGGAACCTCTCTGAAACTGCTTAACTTAGTTGCTCAAAAAGGCTTAGAAATTCTTGTCTAG
- a CDS encoding c-type cytochrome: MKLKTWLTVAATALTVFAAQAQEMSNDEIAERIKPAGQVHVAGAAAAGNAGAAGGAKSGEEVYNSACVACHSAGVLGAPKLHAAADWQPRLDERGLDGVWQNALNGINAMPPRGTCGNCSDDEIKAAIEYMIEGI, from the coding sequence GTGAAATTAAAGACTTGGTTAACTGTTGCTGCTACTGCGCTAACCGTTTTTGCAGCACAAGCACAAGAAATGAGTAACGATGAAATTGCTGAGCGCATTAAGCCAGCAGGTCAGGTTCACGTAGCAGGCGCAGCGGCAGCGGGTAACGCTGGTGCAGCAGGCGGTGCTAAGTCAGGTGAAGAAGTGTACAACTCTGCCTGTGTTGCATGTCACTCTGCTGGTGTACTAGGTGCGCCTAAACTACACGCTGCAGCTGATTGGCAGCCTCGCCTAGACGAGCGTGGCCTTGACGGCGTGTGGCAAAACGCGTTGAACGGTATTAACGCAATGCCTCCTCGTGGTACATGCGGCAACTGTTCAGACGACGAAATTAAAGCTGCAATTGAATATATGATCGAAGGTATCTAA
- the tdh gene encoding L-threonine 3-dehydrogenase has translation MKSLVKAKAEKGIWLQDTPKPEVGHNDLLIKIRKTAICGTDMHIYNWDEWSQNTIPVPMVVGHEYVGEVVGMGEEVKGFNVGDRVSGEGHITCGHCRNCRAGRRHLCRNTEGVGVNRPGAFAEYLVIPAFNAFKIPDNISDDLASIFDPFGNAVHTALSFDLVGEDVLITGAGPIGIMAAAVAKHVGARHVVVTDINPYRLELAKKMGATRAVDVSKEDLKDVMNELGMTEGFDVGLEMSGVPVAFRDMLNKMNHGGKIAMLGIPPQDVAVDWNQVIFKGLVIKGIYGREMFETWYKMASLLQSGLDLSPIITHTFSIDDFQKGFDTMGSGQSGKVILDWQ, from the coding sequence ATGAAGTCGTTAGTTAAAGCGAAAGCAGAGAAAGGCATTTGGCTTCAAGACACGCCAAAGCCTGAAGTGGGCCACAACGACCTACTCATTAAAATTCGCAAGACGGCAATTTGCGGTACTGACATGCACATTTATAACTGGGATGAGTGGTCACAAAACACAATCCCAGTGCCTATGGTGGTAGGGCATGAGTACGTAGGTGAAGTGGTTGGCATGGGTGAAGAAGTAAAAGGCTTCAACGTGGGTGACCGTGTGTCGGGCGAAGGACACATTACATGTGGACATTGCCGAAACTGTCGCGCTGGGCGCCGCCATTTGTGCCGTAATACTGAAGGAGTCGGGGTAAATCGTCCGGGCGCCTTTGCTGAATACCTGGTTATTCCAGCGTTTAATGCGTTTAAAATTCCAGATAATATTAGCGACGACCTTGCTTCTATCTTCGACCCGTTTGGTAACGCTGTTCATACTGCGCTGAGCTTCGACTTAGTCGGCGAGGACGTTCTTATTACTGGCGCAGGCCCTATCGGTATAATGGCTGCGGCGGTAGCAAAACACGTAGGTGCTCGCCATGTTGTCGTGACCGATATCAACCCCTATCGTCTAGAATTGGCGAAGAAAATGGGGGCAACTCGCGCCGTAGATGTGAGCAAAGAAGACTTAAAAGACGTGATGAACGAATTAGGCATGACGGAAGGCTTCGATGTCGGCTTAGAAATGTCAGGCGTGCCAGTGGCATTCCGAGACATGCTAAACAAGATGAATCACGGCGGTAAGATTGCTATGTTGGGTATTCCCCCGCAGGACGTAGCGGTAGATTGGAACCAGGTTATTTTTAAAGGGCTGGTAATCAAAGGTATCTACGGTCGCGAAATGTTTGAAACCTGGTACAAAATGGCAAGTTTGCTACAAAGTGGTCTTGATTTGTCGCCTATTATCACTCACACCTTTTCTATTGATGACTTTCAGAAAGGGTTTGATACCATGGGCTCAGGACAATCAGGCAAAGTTATTTTGGACTGGCAATAA
- the rep gene encoding DNA helicase Rep, producing the protein MKLNEAQESAVTFVSGPCLVLAGAGSGKTRVITNKIAHLVRNCDMPARYIAAVTFTNKAAREMKERVAQTLGKPEARGLKVSTFHTLGLNIIKAHVKDLGLKPGFSLFDDKDSTALLNDLTTDTIDGDKDQLQLLQSCISNWKNDLILPDALLKTATSTGEREFAEAYKRYQDNLKAYNALDFDDLILLPTLLLKHNEEVRAKWQGKIHYLLVDEYQDTNTSQYELVKLLVGERARFTVVGDDDQSIYSWRGAKPQNLHLLQQDFPRLNVIKLQQNYRSSGRILHCANILIQNNPHLFDKTLFSELQYGEPLKVIEAKNEEHEGERVVAELLAHKFMNRTQFKDYAILYRGNHQSRIFEKLLMSNRIPYKISGGMSFFGRAEVKDIMAYLRLLVNQDDDNALLRIINTPGRGIGRATLEKLGNFANSLGVSMFEAATHPNLNSVLPDKAFHSVSGFARWVVELSDNAERGNTVDAVRAMIRTMGYEEWLYETSASPKAAEMAMANVSTLFGWVNDMLEGNDLDQPMTLTEVVNRLILRDMMERGEDDGEGDQVQLMTLHASKGLEFPIVFLVGMEEGLLPHQSSIDEDNVEEERRLAYVGITRAQRELIFSLAKERRQFGEVIQPEPSRFLFELPPDDVQWENQKPKATKEERQQKAQVGIANLRDILGKK; encoded by the coding sequence ATGAAACTAAATGAAGCCCAAGAATCTGCAGTAACCTTTGTGTCAGGCCCATGCTTGGTGCTTGCGGGTGCAGGTAGTGGTAAAACCCGAGTAATTACCAACAAAATTGCCCATTTAGTACGAAACTGCGACATGCCAGCACGTTATATTGCCGCGGTAACTTTTACCAATAAAGCCGCGCGTGAAATGAAAGAACGTGTCGCGCAAACGTTAGGCAAGCCCGAAGCGCGAGGTCTAAAAGTTTCTACCTTTCACACCTTGGGCTTAAATATCATTAAAGCTCATGTGAAAGACTTGGGTTTAAAACCCGGCTTTTCTTTATTTGATGACAAAGACTCGACAGCACTTTTGAATGACCTTACAACCGACACCATCGACGGCGATAAAGACCAGCTTCAGCTATTGCAAAGCTGTATTTCAAACTGGAAAAATGACCTTATCTTGCCCGATGCACTATTAAAGACTGCAACTAGCACCGGTGAGCGGGAGTTTGCTGAGGCTTACAAGCGCTATCAAGACAACTTAAAGGCTTATAACGCGCTAGACTTTGACGACCTGATTTTATTGCCTACGTTGCTGCTTAAGCACAACGAAGAGGTACGGGCGAAATGGCAAGGCAAAATACATTACCTGCTGGTGGACGAATATCAAGACACAAACACCAGCCAGTACGAGCTAGTAAAGCTGCTGGTAGGCGAGCGCGCGCGTTTTACTGTGGTAGGTGACGACGACCAGTCAATTTATTCGTGGCGTGGCGCAAAACCTCAGAACCTGCATTTGCTGCAACAAGACTTTCCCCGCTTAAACGTAATAAAGCTTCAGCAAAACTATCGCTCCTCAGGGCGTATTCTGCATTGCGCTAACATTCTTATTCAGAACAACCCGCACTTGTTCGACAAAACCCTGTTTTCTGAACTGCAATACGGTGAGCCACTAAAAGTTATTGAGGCAAAAAACGAAGAGCACGAGGGCGAACGTGTTGTCGCTGAATTGTTGGCGCATAAGTTTATGAATCGCACGCAGTTTAAAGACTACGCCATTTTGTACCGCGGTAATCACCAAAGTCGTATTTTCGAAAAACTGCTAATGAGTAACCGCATTCCTTACAAAATAAGTGGCGGTATGTCGTTTTTTGGCCGAGCTGAAGTTAAAGACATCATGGCGTACTTACGCTTGTTGGTGAACCAAGACGACGACAACGCATTGCTTCGCATTATTAACACGCCGGGGCGCGGAATAGGGCGAGCCACACTAGAAAAGCTGGGTAATTTTGCCAATAGCTTAGGCGTGTCGATGTTTGAAGCGGCGACACACCCTAATTTAAATAGCGTATTGCCAGATAAAGCCTTTCATTCGGTGTCTGGATTTGCACGTTGGGTAGTTGAGCTGTCTGACAACGCCGAGCGCGGTAATACGGTAGATGCAGTACGCGCCATGATCCGCACCATGGGCTACGAAGAATGGCTGTACGAAACCAGCGCCAGCCCTAAAGCAGCTGAAATGGCCATGGCTAATGTTAGTACCCTATTTGGTTGGGTAAACGACATGTTAGAGGGTAACGACCTTGACCAACCAATGACTCTCACCGAAGTGGTAAATCGCCTTATTCTGCGCGATATGATGGAGCGCGGTGAAGACGATGGGGAAGGGGACCAAGTACAGTTAATGACCCTTCACGCGTCTAAAGGCTTGGAGTTTCCCATTGTATTTCTTGTGGGTATGGAAGAAGGCCTATTACCACACCAAAGCAGCATAGACGAAGACAACGTAGAAGAAGAGCGTCGCTTGGCCTATGTGGGGATCACGCGTGCCCAGCGAGAACTTATCTTTAGCCTTGCCAAAGAGCGCCGCCAGTTTGGTGAGGTTATACAGCCAGAGCCAAGCCGTTTCTTGTTCGAACTACCGCCTGATGACGTGCAGTGGGAAAATCAAAAGCCAAAGGCCACCAAAGAAGAACGCCAGCAAAAAGCGCAGGTGGGCATTGCGAACTTGCGTGATATTTTGGGCAAAAAATAA